DNA from Calditrichota bacterium:
CCGGCCGCGTTCGAAGTCGTAGCCGATAGCGCGCGCCGCCCGTTCGGCGAAGACCCGTTGGGCTTCGACCGGGAAGTCGCTGCGCAGAAACGACGTATCGAACCTGCGCGGGGCTTCCGCCACTTTGCGAACGAGAGGCACCAGTCGATCACGTAACTGCGACAAGACCGCCGCTACTTCCGAGGTCTTTGCACCCGGCTCGTAGGTGTCAAGGAGCGCGCTGTAGGGCTCGTCGCTCCAGCCATAACAGTCAGCCTGACGCCGCTTTAGTTCCAAGACCTTTGATAGGTGCGGAGCGAATGCCTGGAAGTTGTTGTTCTCCCGTGCGTCACGCCAGGCCCTTTGTGCCAATGTCGTAATCCGCGACATCTCCTCGACAAGTTCGACCGGGAGTTTCATTGCGAGGTCGTAGTCGCGCTGCCACTCCCGGACGTTGACCTGCTCTTGCTCGGATAGGCCCGATTCGCCTTTCAACTGTCCAAGTAGGTCGCCGATGGCTGAATCGGTCGCCTTGCGATGCCTAAGTCCCGCGATCCAGGCGAGTTGTTCTGCACGTCCCGGGGAGGCCTTTTCGGGGAGGTAGCAACGTTCGTCCCATTCGAGGAGCGCTTCGATGCGACCGATTATGGCAACTTCACTCTGAAGCGCCTTAAGGCTTGTATATGTTGTTGTTGACAAGGTTGTTTACGGAATGAAGTTGATACAAAGGTGAAGAGTCGAAAGGAAGTGATGATGGATACCGGTTACAAGTTACCTTAATGCATCGTGACAGGCAACAGGCTTCAACCTTTACGAGCCCGTAGTCCGTTGAAAATGACGAGCAGCGCCACGCCGTCGTCCGCCACCAATGCCAGCCATAACGAGGTATATCCGGAGAGTGCGAGGATCAGAAAGAGTGCTTTGATCCCGATTGCGAGTCCGATATTGACGGCAACGATCCGGTTGACCTTTGCCGAGAGTCGCATAAGCCACGGGAGGCGGTCTATACGCCCGCTCAGGAGGATGATGTCGGAGGTTTCGAGAGCGGCATCGGACCCGGTGCCGCCGACGGCAATGCCGATATCTGCCGCCGCAAGCGCTGGAGCGTCGTTGACGCCGTCGCCGACCATTCCGACGGGGCCGTAATGTTCTCTAATGCGTCGGATAGCCTCCAGCTTTTCGCCCGGCAGCAGTCCGGCGTGGACTTCTCCGGCACCGACATCTTTCGCAACCTTCTGTGCAACGGCAGTCTGATCACCGGTAAGGATAGCCAGGTGTCCGATACCCTGGCTCTGCAGATCGTCGAAAGTCGCCCTGGCAGCGGGCCGGACCGCGTCCGAGAGCCCGATAACGCCGAGAACGGCTTCCTCGGACCGGACCAACACCGGCGTGAGGGCGTCCCAATCGCTTGAAGTGAATGCCTGTTGCGAAGCAGTTAGGTGACCATTGCCGTTATCCTGCAGCCCTTTTCCAACCGTAATGAGTTGCCCCTCGACAATTGCCTCAGCTCCCCGCCCCGGCAAAGCCCGAAAGTTCATCGGTGAGACCAGTTTGAGGCCTCGCGCGCTTGCCTCTGAGACGAGTGCCCGTCCGATGGGATGCTCAGAGTGAAGTTCCACTGAAGCCGCAAGCCTAAGTAGATCATTGGGTAATAGACCGTTAAGCGGCTCGACCCGGCGAACCGTCAGGCGGCCTTCGGTGATAGTGCCGGTCTTGTCGAAAGCGAACGCCTTCAAGCGCGAGACCTGCTCGAGGTATCGTCCGCCCTTTATCAGGACGCCGCTGCGCGCCGCCGAAGTCAATGCCGCGGCTACCGTCACGGGGGATGCAAAGACGAGCGAACAGGGGCAGGAGATGACCAGCAGCGCCAACGCGCGATAGATCCACTCGCTCCAGAGTGAGCCGAACAAGAGCGGCGGAATAACCGCCGTAAGAAGCGCCAGGCCGGTTACCACCGGGGTATAAACTGCCGCAAAGCGCTCAATCGTGGTCTGCACCGGTGTCCGGGCACGTTGCGCGGCTTCGACCATGCGCACTATCCGGTCGAAGGTGGAGTCCCCTGGAGCACGAGTCACGCGGATTTCGAGCGCGCCTTCGCCGTTCAAGGTGCCGGCGAGGACGTCATCTCCCGCGGATCTCGCAATCGGGACCGACTCGCCGGTGATGCTCGATTGATCGACGGAAGTGGAGCCTCCCACAACAACGCCATCTGCTGGCAGAAGCATCCCCGGCTTCACTAACACGTGGTCGTCGATGCGCAACTGGTGCACCGGTCGCTCGACCGGCTGACCGCTTTCAAGGCGAAGCGCGGTTCGGGGCGTCAATGCCAGCAACCTCCGGGTATCGCGACGGGCGCGGTTCAGGCTCGCTTCCTCGATGTATTCTGCAATGCCGAAAAGGACGACTAGCAGCCCGGCTTCAGTCCACTCTCCGAGTAGAGCCGCTCCGACAGCGGCTCCAGCCATTAGGAAGTTCATGTCCAAACGTCCCTTAAGGAGCGCCTTTAGGCCCTTCCATCCAACGCTCCATCCGCCGGCAGACATGCCCGCAGCGATCAAGACGATACCGGCAAGGTCATATCCGGTAAAATCCCGCAGGGTAATGCCCGCGCCTACCAACAGAATCGAGGTCACTATCGGCAGAAGCGGTTTCCACTGGAAATCATTCTCTGGAAGCACCGTATCCGTTTCGACGCGCAGAACGGCACGATAGCCGGCTCGTTCGACGGCTTTTGCTATCGCCTCCGGATGCTGTTTCCCCGGCGATAGCGTCATCACACCACCGGTTAAATCGACCTCCACCTGCCGGACGCCATTTAGTTTGGAAACGGCTCCCGCGACATGGGAAGCGCACGACGGGCAGTCCATTCCCGAGACGTCGAACGTAAGCAGCGATCTATCCGGCAAGTGTAACCTCGGCGTTAATACTGGTTGGGGTTGGCAGTTCTTCCCGCGCATGATCCCGCGCTACTGCGAGCAGCGCCGATACGTGCGCATCGGCAAGGGAATAGAAGACCATACGGCCGCGACGACGAACCTTGACGAGGTTGCGCTGACGGAGCAAACGCAGGTGGTGCGAAGTGCTTGACTGCGACTGGCCGACGATTGCTGCAAGGTCGCAGACGCATAGTTCCTCCTCCTGCAACGCCTGGACGATCCGGAGCCGGGTCGGATCCGC
Protein-coding regions in this window:
- a CDS encoding winged helix-turn-helix transcriptional regulator produces the protein MIDILDSPGLCEVQEVNPEVVDRIRQAIGATDLTLRTAAIFKVVADPTRLRIVQALQEEELCVCDLAAIVGQSQSSTSHHLRLLRQRNLVKVRRRGRMVFYSLADAHVSALLAVARDHAREELPTPTSINAEVTLAG
- a CDS encoding cation-translocating P-type ATPase, producing MRGKNCQPQPVLTPRLHLPDRSLLTFDVSGMDCPSCASHVAGAVSKLNGVRQVEVDLTGGVMTLSPGKQHPEAIAKAVERAGYRAVLRVETDTVLPENDFQWKPLLPIVTSILLVGAGITLRDFTGYDLAGIVLIAAGMSAGGWSVGWKGLKALLKGRLDMNFLMAGAAVGAALLGEWTEAGLLVVLFGIAEYIEEASLNRARRDTRRLLALTPRTALRLESGQPVERPVHQLRIDDHVLVKPGMLLPADGVVVGGSTSVDQSSITGESVPIARSAGDDVLAGTLNGEGALEIRVTRAPGDSTFDRIVRMVEAAQRARTPVQTTIERFAAVYTPVVTGLALLTAVIPPLLFGSLWSEWIYRALALLVISCPCSLVFASPVTVAAALTSAARSGVLIKGGRYLEQVSRLKAFAFDKTGTITEGRLTVRRVEPLNGLLPNDLLRLAASVELHSEHPIGRALVSEASARGLKLVSPMNFRALPGRGAEAIVEGQLITVGKGLQDNGNGHLTASQQAFTSSDWDALTPVLVRSEEAVLGVIGLSDAVRPAARATFDDLQSQGIGHLAILTGDQTAVAQKVAKDVGAGEVHAGLLPGEKLEAIRRIREHYGPVGMVGDGVNDAPALAAADIGIAVGGTGSDAALETSDIILLSGRIDRLPWLMRLSAKVNRIVAVNIGLAIGIKALFLILALSGYTSLWLALVADDGVALLVIFNGLRARKG